GGAACAAAATTATTTTAGAAGTTGCGTATAGAGTAATTTCATGTCATTCACAAGCCGTGAGTAACTGAATTTATCTTTCACAAAATCCCAGCCGCCTCTACCCATTTCACTCCGCAAATTATCGTTATCAACCAAACGAAGCAGGTTATCAAAATATTTTTGTTCATCTGAAATTTCGGAAAGCAAGGCGGTGTTATTTGGAACTACAGCGTTTTCAATTCCACCAACGCTTGTAGAAACAATCGGGCGATTTGCCGCTTGTGCTTCAATCAAACTCACAGGCGTTCCTTCATTAAAAGAAGTAAGGCAAACAATATCCAATCCGGGATAAATTTTATCCACGTTTTTTTCCCAGGAAGTAAATAGAATGTTTTCTTTTATGCCAAGTTCTTTTGCTTTTTCTTCAAGAAAATTTCTTTCTTCGCCATCTCCAATTAGGAAGCCAAGGATTTTTTTCGAAGAATTTTCTTTTAGATATTTTATTGCGTACAAAAACAAAGAATGATTTTTTACCGGCACCAATCTTCCCACAATTCCAATGGCGATTTCATTTTCTGAAAGATTATATTTCGCTCTGAAATTTTTTCTTTTCATTTCTATATTCTCATGAAAACGGTTCAAATCAAACCCAAGTGGAACTACATGCACTTTTTCAGAAGAACATATTTTATGCTCTTCAACTAATTCCTGTTTTTGCTTTTCACTTAGTGCACTTATTGCTGAAGTTTTTTTTGCAAGTTTTCTTTCAATATTTTTATAGAAAAGAGTTTTAATTCCTCCAAAATAAGAATGAAAAACATGTCCATGAAAAGTGTGAACAGTTACCGGAACCTTGCATGAAAATGCCGCTTGCCTTCCAAGCGCGCCTGCTTTTGCCGCATGCGTATGAACAATGTGCGGTTGAAATTCCCGAATACTATTTTTTATCTTATGATACGCTGCAAAATCATTGATTGGATTTATTGAGCGTTTCATTTCGGGAATGATTTGATAATTCAGACCGAGATTTTTCAAAATAAATTCTGAACTTTCTTCGGTTTCATCTTTCATTCCGCCAATAAGAAGCGTTTCAAAATCAGGAGAAAGATATTTGGTAAGATAGGCGGCATTGTAAGTTGGCCCTCCCAGATTAAAACGATTTACTATGCGCAGAATCCTTGGCATATTTGAATTCAAAGTTAATTGATTTGGCTATACTTGCGTAAATGAAACTACACCGCAATACTGTTGATGCTATTTTAAATTCGTTGCACGAAATTTTTTCTGAGAATAAATACGCGGACAAAGTAATTGAGCGCATTTTGAAAACCAATCCGAAATGGGGTAGCCGCGACAGAAAATTTATTGCCGAAACAATTTATGATATTGTAAGATGGTATCGTTTGTTGGTTTATTCTCTTCCTTATAAAGAAGTTGATTATGAAAAAATTTTTTCTGCATACTGTGCGCTGAAAGGTATAAAAGAAGACAAAATAATTTCAGAAAAATTGGAAGGAGCGAAATCCATTCGCAAAATTCGAGAATCAATTCCCGATTGGATGGATGAACTTGGCGTAAAAGAATTGGGAGAAGAGAAATGGGAAAAAGAAATTCATGCACTGAACGAGGAAGCGAAAGTAGTTCTTCGCGCAAACACACTGAAAACTTCCAGGGAAGAACTTCAAAAAATTCTTCTTGCAGAAAATATTGATACAGAAGTTTCGGAAAATTATCCTTCGGCATTAATTCTAAAAAAGCGGCAGAATATTTTTTCTTTACAATCGTTTAGAGATGGATTGTTTGAAGTGCAGGATGCTGCTTCGCAGATGGTTGCACCTTTTCTCGATTCAAAAGAAGGCATGCGAGTGATTGATGCTTGTGCTGGTGCAGGAGGAAAAACTCTTCACCTTGCCGCATTAATGAACAATAAAGGAAAAATAATTGCGTTAGATACCGAACAGTGGAAACTTGATGAACTAAAAAAAAGAGCA
This genomic stretch from Bacteroidota bacterium harbors:
- a CDS encoding glycosyltransferase encodes the protein MPRILRIVNRFNLGGPTYNAAYLTKYLSPDFETLLIGGMKDETEESSEFILKNLGLNYQIIPEMKRSINPINDFAAYHKIKNSIREFQPHIVHTHAAKAGALGRQAAFSCKVPVTVHTFHGHVFHSYFGGIKTLFYKNIERKLAKKTSAISALSEKQKQELVEEHKICSSEKVHVVPLGFDLNRFHENIEMKRKNFRAKYNLSENEIAIGIVGRLVPVKNHSLFLYAIKYLKENSSKKILGFLIGDGEERNFLEEKAKELGIKENILFTSWEKNVDKIYPGLDIVCLTSFNEGTPVSLIEAQAANRPIVSTSVGGIENAVVPNNTALLSEISDEQKYFDNLLRLVDNDNLRSEMGRGGWDFVKDKFSYSRLVNDMKLLYTQLLK
- a CDS encoding methyltransferase domain-containing protein, which translates into the protein MKLHRNTVDAILNSLHEIFSENKYADKVIERILKTNPKWGSRDRKFIAETIYDIVRWYRLLVYSLPYKEVDYEKIFSAYCALKGIKEDKIISEKLEGAKSIRKIRESIPDWMDELGVKELGEEKWEKEIHALNEEAKVVLRANTLKTSREELQKILLAENIDTEVSENYPSALILKKRQNIFSLQSFRDGLFEVQDAASQMVAPFLDSKEGMRVIDACAGAGGKTLHLAALMNNKGKIIALDTEQWKLDELKKRARRAGANNIEPRLIDSSKTIKRMENSADRLLLDVPCSGLGVLKRNPDAKWKLTMEFIEKIKLIQQKILNDYSIMLKEKGILVYSTCSILSSENEKQIEKFLMERKNEFCLMEQKTIYPSEGFDGFFMAKIQRTGSNNYFGF